From the Gramella sp. Hel_I_59 genome, one window contains:
- a CDS encoding TonB-dependent receptor, with amino-acid sequence MRKFTCLLIVFLSGFFGAYAQSFSVSGTITDENKMPLLGVNVIVKNESRGTTTDFDGNYTVQNISSGDVLQFSYLGFQTQEITVNDQQTINVTLQTDSEALNEVVVIGYGTQSRKEITGAVSVVGSETIEDLNPARVEQALQGRVAGVNITSTSGSPGSASTINIRGISTNGDNRPLILVDGNVIEDLSVINPNDIESINVLKDATAGIYGVRAANGVILITTKTGSYNADLQVEFDAYTGVQQTTRRLPALNATEYAVIVNEAYAADGQNPPFPNYRNLGEGTDYQDEVFTTAPMSDMNLNISGGGDRSKYSFGASYFNQDGIVGGSKSNYDRFTGRVNYNLEIIDNLKLNLSGIYTNSNRKTLAENALGSVLFNAVNMNPNIPIRDADGNFSLAEGLGNEVINPLAQINDSFNDTRVDKISGVGGLEYTIWDKLTAKTQFQFNYSEVDGRYFSPEVFYGSGKVFNVDRNNVTENFEIYRDYTWDNFLTYNDSFGDHNLKWLLGMSVFKTTGDLASLTGFELPSNEYGSARVSNAAEIVDNYQNGGDTFDTRLLSYFTRVQYDYEGKYLFSGLIRRDGSTAFGPENKFGWFPSASVGWVISDEDFINDSGALNFLKLRGSYGIIGNDRIPAFRYASLLNGEGAYVFDDEIIFGKASGALGNPEIKWEKQKTLDIGLDARFFNSSVDVTIDYFKKKTEDLLVIPQVSGILGVAAPGSSAPFVNGGGVENEGLEFSIGYNQVVNDNFKFNVNYNLTALKNEVLYVNSESGFIPGGVFGIGQEPPSRMEPGKPIGYFYGLETNGIFQTQAEVDAAATQANAAPGDIRFVDQNGDGVIDSDDRTDIGDPIPDLTMGANIGFTFKNWDFNAYAFASLGNEIVRNFERNQPNTNRTNAFLGRWTGPGTTDSFPRVTIGATSNNQFSDFFVEDGSYLRLQNVQVGYTLDSDLIANTGVEKFRVYASVNNAFTLTEYSGYDPSASNGAPIGGGIDQGFYPVPRIYMLGINMKF; translated from the coding sequence ATGAGGAAATTTACCTGTCTTTTGATTGTATTTCTAAGCGGGTTTTTCGGTGCTTACGCGCAATCGTTTTCGGTTAGCGGAACCATCACCGATGAGAACAAAATGCCTTTACTGGGAGTAAATGTTATCGTAAAAAATGAGTCAAGAGGTACTACTACAGATTTTGACGGAAATTATACGGTGCAGAATATCTCCTCTGGAGATGTACTTCAGTTCAGTTATTTAGGTTTTCAGACCCAGGAAATTACAGTGAATGATCAACAAACGATCAATGTAACGCTTCAAACAGATTCAGAAGCATTAAATGAAGTAGTAGTGATTGGGTATGGTACTCAGTCAAGAAAGGAAATAACCGGTGCTGTAAGCGTAGTAGGTTCAGAAACCATAGAGGATTTGAACCCGGCACGTGTGGAACAAGCCTTACAGGGTAGAGTAGCAGGGGTGAACATCACCTCTACTTCAGGTTCTCCAGGAAGCGCATCCACTATTAACATTAGGGGTATAAGTACCAATGGTGATAACCGTCCTCTTATCCTTGTAGATGGTAACGTGATCGAAGATCTTAGTGTTATTAACCCTAACGATATTGAAAGCATTAATGTGTTGAAAGATGCAACTGCTGGTATATATGGAGTAAGAGCTGCTAACGGGGTAATTCTTATTACTACTAAAACGGGCTCTTACAATGCAGATCTTCAGGTAGAGTTTGATGCTTATACAGGTGTTCAACAAACTACACGAAGATTACCTGCTTTGAACGCAACCGAATATGCGGTTATCGTAAACGAAGCTTATGCAGCAGATGGTCAGAATCCTCCTTTTCCAAATTATAGAAATCTTGGAGAAGGAACAGATTATCAGGATGAGGTATTTACAACAGCACCAATGTCTGATATGAACCTGAATATTTCTGGTGGTGGAGATCGATCAAAGTATTCCTTTGGAGCATCTTACTTTAACCAGGATGGTATCGTTGGTGGAAGTAAGTCCAATTATGATCGTTTTACAGGACGTGTAAATTATAATCTTGAAATTATAGATAACCTGAAACTTAATTTATCAGGTATCTATACCAATAGTAACCGTAAGACTTTAGCTGAAAATGCACTTGGTTCTGTACTCTTTAATGCGGTGAACATGAATCCAAATATTCCTATACGAGATGCTGATGGAAATTTCTCTCTCGCTGAAGGGCTAGGAAATGAAGTGATCAATCCACTCGCCCAGATCAATGATTCTTTCAATGATACACGAGTAGATAAAATTAGTGGTGTTGGTGGACTGGAATATACTATCTGGGATAAGCTAACTGCGAAAACTCAATTCCAGTTCAATTATTCAGAAGTTGATGGAAGATATTTCTCTCCAGAGGTTTTTTACGGATCTGGAAAGGTTTTCAACGTAGACCGTAACAATGTTACCGAGAACTTTGAGATCTATAGAGATTATACCTGGGATAACTTCTTAACCTATAATGACAGCTTTGGTGATCATAATCTTAAGTGGTTATTGGGGATGTCTGTTTTTAAAACTACCGGAGATCTTGCTTCTTTAACAGGATTTGAACTTCCATCTAATGAATATGGCTCAGCTAGAGTTTCAAATGCTGCGGAAATCGTAGATAACTATCAGAACGGTGGAGATACTTTCGATACTCGATTATTGTCGTACTTCACACGTGTTCAATATGACTATGAGGGAAAATATCTATTTTCTGGTTTGATAAGACGTGATGGTTCGACTGCTTTTGGTCCTGAAAACAAATTTGGATGGTTCCCTTCTGCTTCTGTAGGTTGGGTAATTTCAGATGAAGATTTTATCAATGATAGCGGCGCTTTAAACTTCTTGAAGTTAAGAGGTAGTTACGGGATTATTGGAAATGATAGAATTCCAGCTTTTAGATATGCCTCTTTGCTGAATGGAGAAGGTGCGTATGTATTTGATGATGAAATTATCTTCGGAAAAGCAAGTGGAGCTCTAGGAAACCCTGAAATTAAATGGGAAAAGCAGAAGACTCTTGATATTGGACTTGATGCCAGGTTCTTTAATTCCAGTGTTGATGTTACTATCGATTATTTTAAAAAGAAAACTGAAGACCTTCTTGTAATTCCGCAGGTATCAGGAATTTTAGGAGTTGCTGCTCCTGGATCTTCTGCACCGTTTGTAAATGGTGGTGGAGTTGAAAACGAGGGACTTGAATTCTCTATTGGATACAATCAGGTTGTAAACGATAATTTTAAGTTCAATGTAAACTATAACCTTACAGCTCTTAAAAATGAAGTGCTTTACGTAAACAGTGAAAGCGGGTTCATTCCCGGAGGAGTTTTTGGAATAGGACAGGAACCACCATCCAGAATGGAGCCAGGAAAACCAATTGGGTATTTCTATGGATTAGAAACCAATGGAATTTTCCAGACGCAAGCTGAAGTTGATGCTGCTGCAACGCAAGCGAACGCTGCACCAGGAGATATTCGTTTTGTAGATCAAAACGGTGATGGTGTTATAGATAGTGATGACAGAACAGATATTGGAGATCCAATTCCAGACCTTACCATGGGTGCAAATATTGGATTCACCTTCAAGAACTGGGATTTTAACGCATATGCTTTTGCTTCCCTCGGAAATGAGATCGTAAGAAACTTTGAAAGAAATCAGCCAAATACGAATAGAACTAATGCTTTCTTAGGTAGATGGACTGGACCAGGAACGACAGATAGCTTCCCAAGAGTGACTATTGGTGCTACAAGTAATAACCAGTTTTCAGATTTCTTCGTAGAAGATGGGTCTTACCTGAGATTACAGAACGTACAGGTTGGATATACACTGGATTCAGATCTTATCGCAAATACTGGTGTAGAAAAATTTAGAGTATACGCTTCAGTAAATAATGCCTTTACGCTTACGGAATACAGCGGGTATGATCCTTCAGCTTCTAATGGAGCTCCAATTGGTGGTGGTATAGACCAGGGATTCTATCCAGTACCAAGAATTTATATGTTAGGAATTAATATGAAATTTTAA
- a CDS encoding haloacid dehalogenase type II: protein MKSTPKVLIFDVNETLLDLSPLKESINKTLGNEYAADIWFAELVQYSLVETVSDSYHNFSQIAQEVLRMNALKYDLELSEEELQETLKPITSLTAYPDVMPGLKDLKSSGFKLIAYSNGKPDVLQKQLEFAEIDQFFDHIVSVENVKKYKPHLDSYKYIVEASEVNKSDCMMVAAHGWDIAGAGRAGLQTAFVRRPGKFPFRLAKDPDLMVDSIEQLAKEL, encoded by the coding sequence ATGAAATCAACTCCTAAAGTACTCATCTTCGATGTGAACGAAACTCTTCTTGATCTGTCTCCGCTAAAGGAAAGCATCAATAAAACCCTGGGTAACGAATATGCGGCTGATATCTGGTTTGCTGAACTAGTACAGTATTCACTGGTAGAAACGGTAAGTGATTCCTATCACAACTTTAGCCAAATAGCCCAGGAGGTATTAAGGATGAACGCCCTGAAATATGATTTAGAACTTTCTGAAGAAGAATTACAGGAGACATTGAAACCCATAACCAGTCTTACAGCATATCCAGATGTGATGCCAGGTTTAAAGGATTTGAAAAGTTCAGGATTTAAATTGATAGCTTACAGCAACGGTAAACCAGATGTACTTCAAAAACAATTGGAATTTGCTGAAATTGATCAATTCTTCGATCATATTGTAAGCGTTGAGAACGTGAAGAAATACAAACCTCATCTTGATAGTTATAAATACATTGTAGAAGCTTCCGAAGTAAATAAAAGCGATTGTATGATGGTTGCAGCTCATGGCTGGGACATCGCCGGAGCAGGAAGGGCTGGATTGCAAACAGCTTTCGTGCGCAGGCCAGGGAAATTTCCATTTAGACTGGCGAAAGATCCTGATCTAATGGTAGATTCGATCGAACAACTGGCAAAAGAATTATAA
- a CDS encoding DUF1028 domain-containing protein: MKKLVLAVFCLSIFSTHAQNIGHEKSAFAHTFSIVARDTVTGEMAVGVQSHWFSVGSIVSWGKSGVGVVATQSFVNPAYGPQGLELMENGMPADIALAKMVDEDEGHAFRQVAFLDVNGNVSAYTGDKCVQAAEDIQGNNFSVQANMMLNENVVPAMANAYATNSDLPLAERVVAVMLAAQEAGGDIRGKQSAALIVVGPEKTEKSWEDKKVDLRVDDHENPIKELGRLLKVHRAYEHMNKGDLAVEANDMEKALEEYGAAEKMFPENLEMKYWKAVALANSGRMDEARPIFKKVFAADENWKEMTTRLPASGLLNISEEELETLTK; this comes from the coding sequence ATGAAAAAATTAGTTTTAGCAGTTTTCTGTTTATCGATATTCAGTACTCACGCACAGAATATTGGTCACGAAAAAAGTGCTTTTGCACATACATTTTCAATTGTTGCCAGAGATACTGTCACCGGTGAAATGGCTGTAGGCGTTCAAAGTCACTGGTTTTCGGTGGGTTCTATAGTTTCCTGGGGCAAATCTGGTGTTGGAGTGGTTGCCACTCAATCCTTTGTAAATCCGGCCTACGGTCCTCAGGGACTTGAATTAATGGAAAACGGAATGCCAGCAGATATAGCGCTGGCTAAAATGGTAGATGAAGATGAAGGCCATGCTTTCCGTCAGGTTGCATTTCTGGATGTAAACGGTAACGTTTCTGCCTATACTGGTGATAAATGCGTTCAGGCTGCGGAAGACATACAGGGTAATAATTTTTCTGTACAGGCAAATATGATGTTAAATGAGAATGTAGTTCCTGCCATGGCGAATGCCTATGCTACGAATTCAGATCTTCCTTTAGCTGAAAGAGTGGTTGCTGTGATGCTGGCCGCACAGGAAGCCGGTGGTGATATACGAGGAAAACAATCTGCTGCTCTTATTGTCGTAGGTCCTGAAAAAACCGAAAAAAGCTGGGAAGATAAAAAGGTGGATCTTAGAGTGGATGATCACGAAAATCCAATCAAGGAACTTGGAAGATTACTGAAGGTGCATCGTGCTTACGAACATATGAATAAAGGAGACCTTGCTGTAGAAGCCAACGATATGGAAAAAGCACTTGAGGAATATGGTGCTGCAGAAAAAATGTTTCCTGAAAACCTGGAAATGAAATACTGGAAAGCTGTAGCTCTTGCCAATAGTGGGAGAATGGATGAAGCTAGACCAATTTTCAAAAAAGTTTTTGCTGCAGATGAAAACTGGAAAGAAATGACCACAAGGTTGCCTGCATCAGGACTACTGAATATTTCAGAAGAAGAATTAGAGACCCTTACTAAATAA
- a CDS encoding metallophosphatase, producing MSIITKLTLQTQVGSKTLFLGMLLAFLGNLTGYSQTNSKEVVHSVYVTSNTGLRSNEDNKQILDKIVKSSQANESNSLVMVGNIVPEDGFPDKDNGRSKVEEDLKKNLLDEIKDFNGKIIYTPGYNEWQEDAPDNIDDLESFLQDTLESDFWPNDGCPIESESLSDDVQLIMIDSQWYIENWDDHPYINNKCEIKTRLQFLDEFNDELEDSQRKTVLVAVHHPVMTQTKIGFLEKMLGHGTQTSRNPQLKELMGSLEALARQYNDVIFLSGKDKNLQFVQDDGIEQIITGVTKEIAKARPDKEEGDFVSYELGYARVNIYKNGSSNVEYFSVSPEGEKLIYSYEIARERPTLDEVEWPETKLGKTTTTSVYTAEETDKDGLYKALWGEHYRSLYSKKFEFPVLYLDTIPGNMKVLGAGGGHQSRSLGFIDDDGHEYTMRALKKSALQFLQTTVITNHYVEDYLENTVAERYVQDFYTTAFPYGTFPAGKFMDELNIFHPNSELYYVPKQEALGVYNEEYGDELYMFEAHIGGENKDLPIFDGAEDILNSSDLLLEMQESKEAYVDEDMYIRARLLDMFLGDWDRHEGQYEWAEFEDEEGKKRYVPIAKDRDQVFSKTDGFILSLLRVGFPQIRAMEPFTETVKRPKWFNHAGYPLDKAVIRENNWNTWKEQAEYLQNTLTDKVIQEAFDVLPSDIADDEYVMDIKSTLEVRRGNMMEIAREYYDYLVKFDIFLGTEDDDAFLITRKPDGITQIELTNEDGEVVAQKTYDSDETKEVWIYGLDGDDEFKIVGEGSSLVKLKVIGGEENDIYDFQNTKKAKLYDYKSKDNTIKTSGANKMLVDSYDINNYDPKKRKSNQFTFFPSADFNSDQGFSLGVKNTFTTYGLVRNPFTSQHNLSANYYFATQGFDVGYYGEFANVFYKWNFGVDAYYSSPNFVINYFGTGNDTEYDDDDVSRDFNRVRIEQWRLAPSIIYRKNNNVFFSIKPMIESKQVSYDTNRIIAETFDQDNDVFEEQLYAGAEVNYNYYNKDRAAFPSRGIEVDLTAGYKSNIDEFDNKFAYVRPMLSLNYPLHESGFAAIATKIGGEAILGDEYEFYHAATLGGGNRNTLRGYRNERFNGKYAFYQNIDIRSGIAQFRTNFIPIRMGASIGYDYGRVWVDEDDSNEWHSNVGGSIFINAFKAFTGNIGYYVGDEGGRLNFTVNFDF from the coding sequence ATGAGCATAATTACTAAACTAACCCTACAAACACAAGTCGGCAGCAAAACTTTATTTCTTGGAATGCTATTAGCATTTCTGGGAAATCTAACCGGATATTCTCAAACGAATTCTAAAGAAGTCGTGCATTCAGTTTATGTCACTTCCAATACGGGACTTCGTTCTAACGAAGATAATAAGCAGATACTCGATAAAATCGTAAAATCTTCCCAGGCGAATGAATCTAACAGCCTGGTAATGGTTGGTAATATTGTACCAGAAGACGGGTTTCCAGATAAAGATAATGGACGTTCTAAGGTTGAAGAAGATCTTAAGAAAAATCTACTTGATGAGATCAAGGATTTCAACGGAAAAATAATTTACACTCCTGGATATAATGAGTGGCAGGAAGACGCCCCGGATAATATAGATGATCTGGAATCTTTTTTACAGGATACCCTGGAATCTGATTTCTGGCCCAATGATGGTTGCCCTATTGAGAGCGAAAGTCTTAGTGATGACGTGCAGCTTATAATGATAGATTCTCAATGGTATATTGAAAACTGGGATGATCACCCATATATCAACAATAAATGTGAGATCAAAACAAGGCTTCAGTTTCTGGATGAATTCAATGATGAATTAGAAGATAGCCAGAGAAAAACAGTTCTTGTTGCGGTTCATCATCCTGTGATGACACAAACCAAAATCGGATTTCTAGAGAAGATGTTGGGCCATGGGACTCAAACGAGTCGTAACCCGCAATTAAAAGAATTGATGGGTAGCCTTGAAGCACTTGCCAGACAATATAATGATGTGATTTTCTTATCTGGAAAAGATAAAAACCTTCAATTCGTACAGGATGATGGGATCGAACAAATCATTACTGGTGTCACTAAAGAAATTGCGAAGGCAAGACCAGATAAGGAAGAAGGCGACTTCGTGAGTTATGAACTTGGTTATGCCAGGGTCAATATCTACAAGAATGGATCTTCAAACGTAGAATATTTCTCAGTATCCCCAGAAGGTGAAAAGCTGATCTATAGCTACGAAATAGCCAGAGAACGACCAACTTTAGACGAAGTAGAATGGCCAGAGACCAAGTTAGGTAAAACTACTACTACCTCTGTTTACACTGCAGAGGAAACCGATAAAGACGGACTTTACAAAGCACTTTGGGGAGAACACTACAGATCTCTTTACAGCAAAAAATTTGAATTCCCTGTTCTTTATTTAGATACCATTCCTGGGAATATGAAAGTATTGGGTGCCGGAGGTGGACATCAATCAAGATCGCTCGGATTTATAGATGACGATGGTCACGAATATACCATGAGAGCTTTGAAAAAAAGTGCGCTTCAGTTTTTACAAACTACCGTGATCACAAATCACTATGTAGAAGATTATTTAGAAAACACGGTAGCTGAGCGATATGTACAGGATTTTTACACAACAGCTTTTCCTTACGGTACTTTCCCGGCAGGAAAATTCATGGACGAACTAAATATCTTCCATCCAAATTCTGAACTTTACTATGTTCCGAAGCAGGAAGCACTGGGAGTTTATAATGAGGAATATGGTGACGAACTATATATGTTCGAAGCACATATTGGAGGAGAAAATAAAGATCTTCCAATATTTGATGGAGCTGAGGATATCCTGAACTCATCTGATCTACTTCTGGAAATGCAGGAATCAAAAGAGGCTTATGTAGATGAGGATATGTACATTAGAGCAAGGCTTCTCGATATGTTCCTGGGTGACTGGGACAGACATGAAGGACAATACGAATGGGCAGAATTCGAGGATGAAGAAGGTAAGAAAAGATACGTACCTATCGCAAAAGACCGTGATCAGGTATTTTCAAAAACAGACGGTTTTATTCTTTCTTTACTTCGTGTAGGTTTCCCTCAAATTAGAGCGATGGAACCTTTTACAGAAACTGTGAAAAGACCAAAATGGTTTAACCACGCCGGATACCCGTTAGATAAAGCAGTAATTAGAGAGAATAACTGGAATACCTGGAAGGAACAGGCTGAATATCTTCAGAATACACTTACAGACAAAGTTATTCAGGAAGCTTTCGATGTATTACCTTCAGATATAGCAGATGATGAATATGTGATGGATATCAAAAGCACTCTTGAGGTAAGAAGAGGTAATATGATGGAGATCGCACGTGAGTACTACGATTACCTGGTGAAATTCGATATCTTCCTTGGAACCGAAGATGATGATGCTTTCCTTATTACTCGTAAACCTGACGGAATTACGCAAATTGAGCTAACCAATGAAGATGGTGAAGTAGTTGCTCAAAAAACTTACGACAGTGATGAAACCAAAGAAGTTTGGATCTATGGACTTGACGGCGATGATGAATTTAAGATCGTAGGCGAAGGTTCTTCACTGGTAAAACTGAAAGTTATTGGTGGAGAAGAAAATGATATCTACGACTTTCAGAATACAAAAAAGGCGAAACTTTACGATTACAAGAGCAAGGATAACACGATAAAAACTTCAGGCGCAAATAAAATGCTTGTAGATTCTTATGATATTAATAATTACGATCCTAAAAAGAGAAAAAGTAACCAATTTACTTTTTTCCCCAGTGCCGACTTTAATTCAGATCAGGGATTCAGCTTAGGGGTTAAAAACACCTTTACGACCTATGGTCTGGTTCGAAATCCATTTACATCTCAACACAACCTTTCTGCAAACTATTATTTTGCAACCCAGGGATTTGATGTTGGTTACTATGGTGAATTCGCAAACGTGTTCTACAAATGGAATTTTGGAGTAGATGCTTATTATTCGAGTCCGAATTTCGTGATTAACTATTTTGGAACAGGAAACGATACAGAGTACGATGACGACGATGTTTCCAGAGATTTCAACCGGGTGAGAATTGAACAATGGAGACTTGCACCTTCAATTATTTATAGAAAGAACAATAATGTATTCTTCAGTATTAAGCCTATGATAGAATCCAAGCAGGTTTCTTACGATACAAATAGAATTATAGCTGAAACTTTTGATCAGGATAATGATGTTTTTGAAGAACAACTTTATGCTGGTGCAGAGGTGAACTACAATTATTATAATAAGGATAGAGCAGCATTTCCATCAAGAGGGATCGAAGTAGATCTAACCGCGGGTTATAAAAGTAATATTGATGAGTTTGATAACAAATTCGCTTACGTGAGACCAATGCTATCTTTGAATTACCCATTACACGAAAGTGGTTTCGCGGCTATTGCAACAAAAATAGGTGGGGAAGCGATCCTGGGAGATGAGTACGAATTCTATCATGCGGCTACACTTGGCGGTGGTAATAGAAATACGCTTAGAGGATACCGTAATGAACGTTTTAATGGTAAATATGCATTCTATCAGAATATTGATATTCGAAGTGGAATCGCACAATTCAGAACTAATTTTATCCCGATTCGTATGGGAGCAAGCATTGGATACGATTACGGTAGAGTTTGGGTAGATGAAGATGATAGTAACGAATGGCATTCTAACGTGGGTGGATCGATTTTCATCAACGCTTTCAAAGCCTTTACAGGAAACATTGGATACTATGTTGGAGACGAGGGAGGTCGTTTGAACTTCACCGTGAACTTTGACTTCTAG
- a CDS encoding triple tyrosine motif-containing protein: MLFLLIVSGLALGNLSAYGQELPPVTNFSPNDYSAGNQNWMISQADNKNLYFANSTGLLEYNGERWRLYPVPNKSIVRSVKVVEGKIFTGAYMEAGYWIPTDNGDLVFQSLISKFPGLSDGEQFWDVEYIDGQVVFRSFAGIYLYDLERNEIAKMANPGGKPVSNIFNFEDELYFQLAGDGLYKFEKGQPRQIITGEQLGDIAIMHLYDLADDGLSIITGNSEFYKIRAGELEQFNIQLSESIGKPNALDALDLDNGNLVLGTVGSGVLEIDRDGKIIGRFDQNNILQNNTTLDLHLDQSGNVWAGLDHGISVIDLGSSFRSFQDNRGKVGSVYDSYEKNNLLYLGTNQGLYVKMDGSEEFQLIPGTNGQVWFLNEIEGNLFCGHNSGTFLVEGATATKISERLGTWIVKKYKKDLYIQGHYNGISFLRKQDSGFEDLPMLNNFPHSSKSIVVADDLSIWIGNEHKGVFNLQLNDSLDAASNTTNYKFDEESGITSGVFQFNDSLYYSSLTNIYKFDPVENRFDPDNSLNLLVTDVERVSGRMIVEEDDVLWGFSEEGIFSIEPEGIGKDYQLDYIFIDQDYRNIAVGYENITRLKNDRYLLGVANGYVSFDDSAADSNFADFEISIDRITASSIDSLGVSLNSSEVIELPFQRNNLKFEFSAPVFKKYTNTKYSYRLVGLSSNWSTWREEHEVSYENLNFGDYIFEVKARVGNSETEPASLSFTVERPFYLSTLAVILYVLIFLLILYAVHLMNRRHHRKYLAENERALKLKNLEAEKEIIKLQNEKLEQEMTGKNRELAVTTMSLIKKNEFLTKIKDQLKEYEKTGKVQSVIQTIDKDISEEDNWKFFKKAFSNADKDFFKKIKSRHPELTSNDLKLCAYLRLNLSSKEIAPLLNISVKSVEIKRYRLRKKMNLDRETNLTEYILSL; encoded by the coding sequence ATGCTATTCCTGCTTATTGTTAGCGGACTGGCCTTAGGTAATCTGTCAGCATATGGACAGGAACTCCCGCCGGTTACCAATTTCAGCCCTAATGATTATTCCGCAGGAAATCAGAACTGGATGATTTCACAGGCTGATAACAAGAATCTGTATTTTGCAAATAGCACGGGTCTGCTGGAATATAATGGCGAGCGCTGGAGATTGTACCCGGTTCCCAATAAATCTATAGTTCGATCTGTAAAAGTCGTAGAGGGCAAAATTTTTACGGGAGCTTATATGGAAGCTGGCTACTGGATTCCAACAGATAACGGAGATCTGGTTTTTCAAAGTCTGATTTCAAAATTCCCTGGTCTTAGCGATGGCGAACAATTCTGGGACGTCGAATATATAGACGGACAGGTGGTTTTTAGAAGTTTTGCGGGCATTTACCTCTACGATCTTGAACGAAATGAGATTGCGAAAATGGCTAACCCAGGCGGGAAACCCGTTTCCAATATTTTCAATTTTGAAGATGAGCTTTATTTTCAGCTTGCTGGTGATGGATTGTATAAATTTGAAAAAGGTCAGCCTAGACAAATCATAACCGGAGAGCAATTAGGAGATATTGCGATCATGCATTTATACGATCTGGCTGATGATGGTCTGTCTATTATTACCGGTAATTCTGAATTTTATAAAATTCGCGCGGGTGAGCTTGAGCAGTTTAATATACAGCTTAGTGAAAGCATTGGAAAGCCAAATGCGCTCGACGCACTGGATCTTGACAATGGTAATCTAGTCCTTGGAACTGTAGGAAGTGGTGTGCTCGAAATCGATCGGGATGGTAAGATCATTGGTAGATTTGATCAGAATAATATTCTGCAAAATAATACAACCCTGGATCTGCACCTTGATCAGTCTGGGAATGTATGGGCAGGGCTTGATCATGGAATTAGTGTGATTGATCTGGGATCTAGCTTCAGATCCTTTCAGGATAACCGGGGGAAAGTTGGCTCCGTCTACGATTCCTATGAAAAGAACAATTTGTTGTACCTGGGGACAAACCAGGGATTGTATGTTAAAATGGATGGTTCCGAAGAATTTCAGCTGATTCCGGGAACGAATGGACAGGTCTGGTTTCTGAACGAAATCGAAGGGAACCTGTTTTGTGGGCATAATAGTGGGACTTTCCTGGTGGAAGGAGCCACTGCAACAAAGATCAGTGAGCGTCTTGGGACCTGGATCGTTAAGAAATATAAGAAGGATCTCTATATTCAGGGACATTATAATGGTATCAGTTTTCTACGGAAGCAGGATTCAGGATTTGAAGATCTGCCCATGCTGAATAATTTTCCACATTCCTCTAAAAGTATTGTGGTTGCTGATGATCTCAGTATATGGATTGGTAACGAACATAAGGGAGTTTTTAATCTTCAGCTCAATGATTCGCTAGATGCAGCCTCTAATACCACCAACTACAAATTTGACGAGGAATCTGGAATAACTTCCGGGGTATTTCAGTTTAATGATAGTCTGTATTATAGTAGCCTAACCAATATCTACAAATTTGATCCGGTTGAAAATCGATTCGATCCAGATAATTCTTTAAATCTTCTGGTAACCGATGTGGAAAGAGTTTCCGGTAGAATGATCGTCGAGGAAGATGATGTTCTTTGGGGTTTTTCCGAAGAAGGGATTTTTTCTATAGAACCTGAAGGAATTGGCAAGGATTATCAACTTGACTATATTTTTATTGACCAGGACTATAGGAATATCGCGGTAGGATATGAGAATATCACCAGATTAAAAAATGACAGGTATTTACTTGGAGTTGCCAATGGTTATGTAAGTTTTGATGATTCAGCTGCAGACTCAAATTTTGCAGATTTCGAGATAAGTATAGATCGAATTACCGCAAGCTCTATAGATTCTCTCGGAGTTTCTTTAAATTCTTCGGAAGTGATAGAACTTCCATTCCAGCGTAATAACCTGAAATTTGAGTTTAGCGCGCCGGTCTTTAAGAAATATACCAATACCAAATACAGTTACCGTCTCGTTGGTTTATCTTCAAACTGGAGTACATGGAGGGAAGAACATGAAGTGTCTTACGAAAATTTGAATTTCGGGGATTATATTTTTGAGGTTAAAGCCCGGGTTGGTAATTCTGAAACTGAACCTGCAAGCCTATCTTTTACTGTTGAAAGACCTTTTTATTTAAGTACTCTCGCTGTCATTTTATATGTGCTGATCTTTCTTCTCATCCTTTATGCGGTTCATTTAATGAACAGAAGACATCACCGCAAATATCTGGCAGAGAACGAACGCGCCCTTAAACTAAAGAACCTGGAGGCCGAAAAGGAGATCATTAAGTTGCAAAATGAGAAACTGGAACAGGAGATGACAGGTAAAAACCGGGAACTGGCGGTAACGACCATGAGCCTAATTAAGAAGAATGAGTTTCTAACCAAGATCAAGGATCAACTGAAGGAGTACGAAAAAACCGGAAAGGTTCAATCGGTGATACAAACTATCGATAAGGATATTAGTGAAGAAGACAACTGGAAATTCTTCAAGAAAGCTTTTAGCAATGCCGATAAAGACTTCTTCAAAAAGATCAAATCTCGACATCCTGAGCTCACTTCTAATGATCTCAAACTATGTGCATATTTAAGACTGAATCTTAGCTCTAAAGAAATTGCCCCTCTGCTAAATATTTCGGTAAAAAGTGTAGAAATTAAACGATATCGTTTGCGTAAAAAGATGAATCTTGATCGCGAAACGAATTTAACCGAGTACATTCTCTCTCTATAA